A region from the Arvicola amphibius chromosome 12, mArvAmp1.2, whole genome shotgun sequence genome encodes:
- the LOC119802839 gene encoding sialic acid-binding Ig-like lectin 13 — MPLPRLLFLFWVCEWAPGNHFLLPKVSTVTYETYKLELKSSLVKVQEGLCVLVPCTFFEQSGNRSSDMVFGYWFRAGANTDHDLPVATNNPNQPVKNQGQFHLAGDPRNNDCSLDIRDVQRTYSGSYFFRMEKDSLKWNYYMDQLSVQVTALTHIPNIDIPQTLELGLPTNVTCSVPWACERGTPPIFSWMTTALASLGPRATLSSVLTLTPRFQDHGTNLICQVAFPGVGVTVQKTVQINVSYTTQNATTHAPGGAGPGISGPLAEVVLVAIGEATIKFLILGICFFFLSIKSQRKKVERPATQVDYAETAMD, encoded by the exons ATGCCACTGCCCCGACTGCTGTTTCTGTTCTGGGTCTGCGAGTGGGCACCTGGAAACCACTTTCTTCTCCCTAAGGTGTCCACGGTTACCTATGAGACATACAAGCTGGAACTGAAGTCCAGCCTAGTGAAAGTGCAGGAGGGTCTGTGTGTTCTCGTGCCCTGCACATTCTTTGAACAGTCTGGGAACCGAAGCTCAGACATGGTCTTTGGCTACTGGTTCAGAGCAGGGGCAAATACAGACCATGATTTGCCCGTGGCTACAAACAACCCAAATCAACCGGTGAAGAATCAGGGTCAGTTCCATCTCGCCGGGGACCCAAGGAACAATGATTGCTCTCTGGACATCAGAGATGTGCAGAGGACCTACAGCGGTTCTTACTTCTTCAGGATGGAAAAAGACTCCTTAAAGTGGAATTACTATATGGATCAGCTCTCTGTGCAAGTGACAG CCCTCACTCACATCCCCAACATCGACATTCCACAAACGCTGGAGCTTGGCCTTCCTACCAATGTGACGTGCTCTGTGCCATGGGCCTGTGAGCGGGGGACGCCTCCCATCTTCTCCTGGATGACAACTGCCCTCGCATCTCTGGGCCCCAGGGCCACCCTCTCCTCAGTGCTGACCCTCACACCCAGGTTCCAGGACCATGGCACCAACCTTATCTGCCAAGTGGCCTTCCCTGGAGTCGGTGTGACTGTTCAAAAAACTGTCCAGATCAATGTCTCCT aTACTACACAGAACGCCACAACCCATGCCCCTGGAGGAGCTGGTCCAG GGATATCAGGGCCCCTGGCAGAGGTGGTTCTCGTGGCCATTGGAGAGGCGACTATCAAATTCCTGATTCTTGGgatctgtttcttcttcctcag CATAAAATCccagaggaagaaagtagagaggCCAGCAACACAGGTGGACTATGCAGAAACTGCCATGGATTAG